One stretch of Harmonia axyridis chromosome 1, icHarAxyr1.1, whole genome shotgun sequence DNA includes these proteins:
- the LOC123673965 gene encoding uncharacterized protein LOC123673965, translating into MLNGVLWDKNISKENKKRIYNTIVKSIVTYSSEVWPIKAKTEKMLMATEMDFWRRSAGRSRTERIRNERIREIMGVKSNIVNDIRTKQLIWFGHVQRMPDNRIPKKIFKWTPQGRRRRGRPRKSWREGVDKEMRDTDLGEELWRDRAEWRLEIGRRRRTF; encoded by the coding sequence ATGCTCAATGGTGTTTTATGGGATAAAAATATAtccaaagaaaataaaaaaaggatttACAACACAATTGTTAAGAGCATTGTAACATACAGTTCGGAAGTATGGCCAATAAAGgctaaaactgaaaaaatgctCATGGCTACCGAGATGGACTTCTGGAGAAGATCGGCGGGCAGATCAAGAACAGAAAGAATTCGTAATGaaagaataagagagataatgGGTGTCAAAAGTAACATCGTGAATGACATCCGAACTAAACAGCTCATATGGTTCGGCCATGTACAGAGGATGCCGGACAATAGAATTCCGAAGAAAATCTTTAAATGGACCCCACAAGGACGTAGAAGAAGAGGAAGACCTAGAAAAAGTTGGAGGGAAGGCGTCGACAAAGAGATGAGAGACACCGACCTAGGCGAAGAACTATGGAGAGACCGGGCCGAATGGCGATTAGAAATCGGAAGACGTCGGAGAACGTTTTGA